The Candidatus Zixiibacteriota bacterium genome contains a region encoding:
- the flhB gene encoding flagellar biosynthesis protein FlhB, whose amino-acid sequence MAEEKSKDEKTEQATPRKKEESRKKGQVAKSQELNSIFIIFMGMLGLVIFSSYIYSNLVNAFYFNIDMIGIDITVNKFQEIFMANGSILVKVLAPLLILLTVTGLLINIAQVGVRITPESLSPKFDKLDVIKGFKRMFSTKTLFSLIRDTLKVSLIAYVVYITYKGEMANYIPLADQEIVQILIFAMKIAVKIVLRAAGVLLILAILDYAYQKYDFEKNLRMTKQEIKDEHKQYEGDPLIKMRIRRIQREMAHARMLKDVEEADVVVTNPTHIAVGLKYDAQAMSAPKVIAKGERLMAERIKDIAKKFKIPVVENKPLARALFEAVDIGMYVPARLYKAVAEVLAYVYKLKGKA is encoded by the coding sequence ATGGCTGAAGAAAAAAGCAAAGACGAAAAAACTGAACAGGCGACTCCCCGAAAGAAAGAGGAGTCGCGAAAAAAAGGCCAGGTTGCCAAATCGCAGGAGCTTAACTCCATATTTATAATATTTATGGGAATGCTTGGTTTAGTTATCTTTTCCAGTTACATCTATTCAAACTTAGTCAATGCTTTCTATTTCAATATTGATATGATCGGCATTGATATTACCGTTAACAAATTCCAAGAAATCTTTATGGCAAATGGCTCAATTTTAGTAAAAGTGCTCGCCCCCTTGCTTATTCTTTTAACGGTAACCGGTCTTCTTATAAATATAGCTCAAGTTGGCGTACGCATTACCCCCGAGTCACTCTCACCCAAATTTGATAAATTGGATGTGATTAAAGGGTTTAAAAGGATGTTTTCGACCAAGACATTATTTAGTCTTATTCGCGATACATTAAAAGTGTCGCTAATAGCGTATGTTGTTTACATAACCTATAAAGGCGAAATGGCCAACTATATCCCCTTAGCCGACCAGGAAATTGTCCAAATTCTTATATTTGCCATGAAGATTGCCGTAAAAATCGTATTAAGGGCTGCCGGAGTATTGCTGATTTTAGCAATTTTGGATTACGCTTATCAAAAATATGACTTTGAAAAAAATCTCCGGATGACAAAACAGGAAATTAAAGATGAGCATAAACAATACGAAGGCGACCCTCTTATCAAAATGAGAATAAGACGCATTCAGCGCGAAATGGCTCATGCCCGCATGCTCAAAGATGTGGAAGAGGCGGATGTCGTGGTTACCAACCCGACCCATATTGCTGTGGGTTTAAAATATGATGCTCAGGCTATGTCGGCGCCAAAAGTAATAGCCAAGGGCGAACGGCTTATGGCGGAGAGAATTAAAGATATAGCCAAAAAGTTTAAAATCCCGGTTGTTGAAAATAAACCATTAGCCAGAGCGCTGTTTGAGGCTGTTGACATTGGCATGTATGTTCCCGCCAGGCTGTATAAGGCGGTTGCCGAGGTACTGGCGTATGTTTACAAATTAAAAGGTAAAGCCTAA
- the fliR gene encoding flagellar type III secretion system protein FliR, whose translation MSLLQLSALEFEKLLLVMLRVGGIMSVAPVFGHRNVPKMAKIGFIIIFSLILLPTIPTRPINLPAELFGMTAVLVKEVAAGLAIGFISLMIFLAVQFAGNIIGLQMGFGIVNVIDPNSSEQVPIIGQFQFIIVMLIFLALNGHHMVISAISGSFQVIPLGQINFSNASAELMIKASVNTIALAIKLGAPCIVTMFLLSISLGIIARTVPQMNIFIIGFPLKIGLGLLMLGISLPIFGYVFSKLLQGLDNNLSNLIWALRPA comes from the coding sequence ATGTCGCTTTTGCAGTTAAGTGCGCTCGAATTTGAAAAGCTTTTGTTGGTAATGTTGAGGGTTGGCGGAATTATGTCAGTAGCTCCGGTTTTTGGCCATCGAAATGTACCTAAAATGGCGAAAATCGGTTTTATTATTATCTTCAGTTTGATTTTACTGCCAACAATCCCAACCCGTCCTATTAATCTACCCGCTGAATTATTTGGCATGACAGCAGTTCTCGTAAAAGAGGTTGCCGCTGGTTTGGCTATTGGTTTTATCTCATTAATGATATTTTTAGCCGTTCAGTTTGCCGGCAATATCATAGGCCTTCAGATGGGATTTGGCATCGTTAATGTTATAGATCCCAATTCATCGGAGCAGGTTCCTATAATAGGACAGTTCCAGTTTATTATCGTGATGCTGATATTTTTAGCTCTTAATGGCCATCACATGGTGATTTCGGCTATTTCCGGAAGTTTCCAGGTGATACCATTAGGACAAATAAACTTTTCCAATGCTTCAGCGGAGCTTATGATTAAAGCCTCGGTTAACACTATCGCCTTGGCTATAAAACTTGGCGCTCCATGTATTGTTACCATGTTTTTATTGAGTATTTCTCTGGGTATTATTGCGCGTACTGTTCCCCAGATGAATATTTTTATTATCGGTTTCCCTCTTAAAATAGGTCTTGGTCTGTTAATGCTGGGAATATCACTGCCTATATTCGGGTATGTGTTTTCCAAGCTTTTACAGGGATTGGACAATAACCTTAGTAACCTTATCTGGGCTTTAAGGCCGGCGTAG
- a CDS encoding NTP transferase domain-containing protein, which yields MKGIVLAGGLGTRLYPLTKITNKHLLPVYDKPMIFYPIQTLVNAGIKDIMIVTGGNNAGDFLKLLGNGSEFGLEHLHFTYQAQEGGIAEAIGLCEYFSEGKNVIIVLGDNILGGNIIGSVNRYKKQKEGAMIFLKKVKNPQEYGVAEFENRKIVKIVEKPVHPKSNLAVIGVYIYDSRIFDIIKTLKPSNRGELEITDVNNAYIRKGLMSYAMLNGGWADAGESIDGYNNTINFVRKYGANKL from the coding sequence ATGAAAGGTATCGTACTGGCGGGCGGTCTGGGCACACGGCTTTATCCGTTAACCAAGATTACGAATAAACATCTTTTGCCAGTTTATGATAAGCCGATGATTTTTTATCCTATTCAGACGCTCGTTAATGCCGGTATTAAGGATATTATGATTGTAACAGGCGGTAATAATGCCGGTGATTTTTTAAAGCTTTTGGGCAACGGCTCAGAGTTTGGGTTAGAACATCTGCATTTTACATATCAGGCGCAAGAGGGCGGTATTGCCGAGGCTATTGGTTTATGCGAATATTTTTCTGAAGGCAAAAATGTGATTATCGTTCTGGGCGATAATATTCTGGGTGGAAATATTATAGGCAGCGTAAATCGATATAAGAAGCAAAAAGAAGGGGCGATGATATTTTTAAAAAAGGTTAAAAATCCCCAAGAATATGGAGTCGCCGAATTTGAAAATCGAAAGATAGTTAAAATTGTTGAAAAACCTGTTCATCCTAAAAGCAATCTGGCTGTGATAGGAGTATATATTTATGATAGCCGGATATTCGATATTATAAAAACCCTCAAGCCCTCCAACCGTGGAGAACTGGAAATTACCGATGTCAATAATGCTTATATTCGCAAGGGTCTCATGTCGTACGCTATGCTTAATGGCGGCTGGGCTGATGCTGGCGAATCAATAGATGGCTACAATAATACTATAAATTTTGTCCGCAAATATGGCGCAAATAAACTTTAA
- the rfbC gene encoding dTDP-4-dehydrorhamnose 3,5-epimerase → MIIKKTKLEGLVIIEPEVFRDNRGFFTESYSKRTLKNYGFIFDMVQDNHSLSFEEGTIRGLHYQLNPKAQTKIVRALRGSFMDVAVDIRKGSPTFGKWESIILTAENMKQVIIPKGFAHGICTTAPNTEVFYKVDQFYNSEYERAIRWDDPELAIDWPYVKCILSDKDRKAPFFPEAEINFIYKDTR, encoded by the coding sequence ATGATAATAAAAAAGACAAAACTTGAGGGCTTAGTTATAATAGAGCCGGAAGTGTTTCGCGATAATCGAGGATTTTTTACCGAAAGCTATTCAAAACGCACTCTAAAGAATTACGGCTTCATTTTCGATATGGTTCAGGATAACCACTCGCTGAGTTTCGAGGAAGGGACAATCAGGGGACTTCATTATCAGCTAAATCCTAAAGCGCAGACAAAAATAGTCAGGGCACTGAGAGGCTCATTTATGGATGTCGCTGTGGATATACGCAAAGGAAGCCCGACATTCGGCAAATGGGAAAGCATAATACTAACTGCCGAAAATATGAAACAGGTTATCATTCCCAAAGGGTTCGCGCATGGCATATGCACCACGGCACCCAATACTGAAGTGTTTTACAAGGTCGATCAGTTTTATAATTCTGAGTATGAGCGGGCAATTCGCTGGGATGATCCCGAGCTGGCGATTGACTGGCCATACGTCAAGTGCATTCTTTCCGACAAAGACCGCAAGGCGCCGTTTTTTCCCGAGGCGGAAATTAATTTTATTTATAAGGATACTCGATGA
- a CDS encoding SDR family oxidoreductase, with protein MKTVLVTGAGGYIGSVLTPKLLQKGYHIKAIDRFFFGLEKLSSHVNLEIIRDDSRRLTDDHFKDVDYVIDLVALSNDPASEMFSDATWEINYQSRVNNAKRAKKMGVKRYILPSSCSIYGFTEDIVDETSRTNPLSTYSKANKKAEQGVLPLADDNFAVIVMRQATVFGFSPRMRFDLAINGMTYGAWKTHKLPLMRDGSQYRPMVHVQDTTDVMLLLLEHDSDMISGQIFNVGSEQCNYQIRSLAGIVSDVVSRMTNSKVDIEWYGDPDHRSYRVNFSKIEKTLNWQAKYSGENGVVEIVEALKNGQTDKTSKTITLQWYNELVKWHKIIKSVEKYGGIFDIE; from the coding sequence ATGAAAACAGTATTAGTAACCGGCGCCGGAGGGTATATCGGCAGTGTTCTTACACCGAAGCTTCTGCAAAAGGGTTATCATATTAAAGCAATTGACAGGTTTTTCTTTGGCCTTGAAAAGCTGAGTTCGCATGTCAATCTCGAAATCATAAGGGATGACTCCCGTCGATTGACCGACGACCATTTTAAAGATGTCGATTACGTTATTGACCTTGTCGCTCTCTCCAATGATCCTGCCAGCGAGATGTTTAGCGATGCCACTTGGGAGATAAATTATCAAAGCCGCGTAAACAACGCCAAGCGAGCAAAAAAAATGGGAGTTAAACGGTATATCCTGCCCTCAAGCTGCAGCATTTATGGTTTTACTGAGGATATTGTCGATGAGACTTCAAGAACGAATCCGCTTTCAACATATTCGAAAGCTAATAAAAAAGCGGAACAGGGCGTCCTTCCCTTAGCGGATGATAATTTCGCAGTGATTGTAATGAGGCAGGCTACTGTTTTTGGCTTTAGTCCGCGCATGAGATTTGACTTAGCTATAAACGGCATGACCTATGGCGCCTGGAAAACACATAAATTACCCCTTATGAGAGACGGGTCGCAATATCGGCCGATGGTGCATGTTCAAGATACTACGGATGTGATGCTGCTTTTGCTTGAACATGATTCAGATATGATAAGCGGCCAGATTTTTAATGTCGGAAGCGAGCAATGCAATTATCAGATTAGAAGCCTTGCCGGAATTGTATCGGATGTGGTAAGCAGAATGACTAACTCTAAGGTTGATATCGAATGGTACGGCGACCCCGACCATCGCAGTTATCGCGTTAATTTCAGCAAGATTGAAAAGACGCTCAACTGGCAAGCAAAGTATAGCGGCGAGAATGGAGTTGTTGAGATTGTAGAAGCATTAAAAAATGGGCAAACGGATAAAACATCAAAAACCATTACGCTTCAATGGTACAACGAATTAGTAAAATGGCATAAGATTATTAAGAGCGTGGAAAAATATGGCGGAATATTCGATATCGAATAG
- a CDS encoding SDR family oxidoreductase: MNRVLITGASGLLGQYLVKQLIFEKPDNKTPDILAIDLAANPFENSGRLSYHQLDLTGFSSVRAIIYDFKPDYIFNCAAYNNVDDCEVNYKLADDLNTGIVENLLSCSFNKLIHFSSDYIFSGQNGPYSELAIPDPINYYGYTKLQSEKILQASKKNYLVIRTNVLYGDGINLRHNFITWLIDSLRTDKEINVVTDQFNNPTHAGNLAGAAIEAAKMDYFKVLNIAGADYLSRYDIAIKTAEHFKLDANLIKPIKTAMLGQIAERPHKGGFNIDKAKKILKTRLIGLPEGLEMMRDYFERRGFR, encoded by the coding sequence ATGAATAGAGTTCTTATTACCGGCGCTAGCGGCTTGCTTGGACAGTATTTAGTTAAACAGCTTATATTTGAAAAGCCCGACAATAAAACTCCGGATATATTAGCCATCGATTTAGCGGCAAATCCTTTTGAGAACTCCGGCAGATTGTCATATCATCAACTTGATTTAACCGGTTTTTCTTCTGTCAGAGCTATTATCTATGATTTCAAACCCGATTATATTTTTAACTGCGCCGCCTATAACAATGTCGATGACTGTGAAGTCAACTATAAGCTGGCAGATGATTTGAATACCGGTATTGTTGAAAATCTATTAAGCTGTTCGTTTAATAAGCTTATACATTTCTCATCGGATTATATTTTTTCCGGTCAAAACGGCCCCTATTCAGAGTTGGCAATTCCCGACCCTATTAATTATTATGGGTATACCAAACTTCAATCGGAAAAAATTCTTCAGGCTTCTAAGAAGAATTATCTTGTGATTCGCACCAATGTTCTATATGGCGATGGAATAAATCTGCGGCATAATTTTATCACCTGGCTGATTGATAGTTTGCGTACAGATAAAGAAATTAATGTCGTTACTGACCAGTTTAACAACCCTACTCATGCCGGTAATTTGGCAGGCGCGGCAATCGAGGCGGCGAAAATGGATTATTTCAAGGTTCTAAACATTGCCGGGGCAGATTATCTTTCGCGGTATGACATAGCGATAAAAACCGCCGAACATTTCAAACTTGATGCAAATTTGATAAAGCCTATAAAAACCGCCATGCTCGGTCAGATTGCCGAAAGACCGCATAAAGGAGGGTTTAATATCGATAAGGCTAAGAAGATTCTTAAAACAAGGCTTATTGGTTTGCCTGAGGGGTTGGAAATGATGAGGGATTATTTTGAGCGCAGGGGTTTCCGGTAA
- a CDS encoding acetate--CoA ligase family protein: MKIIQMGDLKMTTNLDAIFKPKTIAVIGASNKPGSIGNVIVNNLLRFEYKGKIFPVNPKADKIDWLQCYPSVMDIPEEIDLAIIVVPRNFVIPSLEQCGQKGVKGVITITAGFKEIGGEGIELENTLIEIVKKYNMRMVGPNCYGVLNTDPEFSLNSTFSKQNPLCGKVAFMSQSGALGEVVIDYTNKLNLGFSLFASIGNKADISDIDVMQYCYDDPRTEMILLYLENIEQAEKFINLAKKITRTKPVFAVRAGRTEAGAKAISSHTGVLAGGDAATDAVFKQCGIIRALSIDELFDIAKAFDSQPLLKGDRIAVITNAGGPGVLATDAIESLGLKMARFEKKTIEYLRENLLAVAAVNNPIDVIASGGPDAYGAAVKAVLADKNVDGVLVIFVPPILVDSKAVISSVVEKIKLSGNKKTVLSCLMGAPDGIAGAELLYENSIPDYLFPESAVRALSAMAEYRKMLEKPAAKPPIFTVKKNTVERIVKSAKANGYKAILGDEAMQILKAYGISVPKSAVAKTQPELTKALTKIKFPIAMKINDPSVSHKTDVGGVIINLQTKSETVNAFKAMKKKFSRVDDEFAGVYIQQMVVGGIETIMGMNNDPSFGPLIMFGLGGIHVEVLKDVSLKAHPLTEQDAHEMLRLVKGYPLLEGFRGAAGVELKVLEQTLLKLSQLVSDFPQFKSIDINPFIAGKNASQSKAVDARFILDE, from the coding sequence TTGAAAATAATTCAAATGGGAGATTTAAAGATGACAACAAACCTTGATGCGATATTTAAACCGAAAACAATTGCCGTAATCGGCGCCTCCAATAAGCCCGGTTCAATCGGCAATGTTATCGTCAATAACCTGCTGCGATTTGAATATAAAGGCAAAATATTTCCGGTGAATCCCAAAGCCGATAAAATTGATTGGCTGCAATGCTACCCCTCGGTGATGGATATACCGGAAGAAATCGACTTGGCAATTATCGTCGTTCCCCGCAATTTCGTTATACCATCGCTTGAGCAGTGCGGTCAAAAGGGTGTTAAGGGCGTAATAACTATCACAGCCGGATTCAAAGAGATAGGCGGCGAGGGTATCGAGTTGGAAAATACGCTAATCGAGATTGTGAAAAAATACAATATGCGGATGGTAGGTCCCAATTGCTACGGCGTGCTTAACACCGACCCTGAATTTTCGCTAAACAGCACTTTTTCCAAGCAGAATCCTCTTTGCGGCAAGGTGGCTTTCATGTCGCAATCGGGCGCTCTGGGTGAGGTGGTTATTGACTACACCAACAAGCTCAACCTCGGGTTCTCGCTGTTTGCCTCAATCGGCAACAAGGCTGATATCTCCGATATCGATGTGATGCAGTATTGCTATGATGACCCGCGCACCGAGATGATACTTCTTTATCTGGAAAATATCGAACAGGCGGAAAAGTTTATAAACCTTGCCAAAAAAATCACCCGCACTAAGCCTGTTTTCGCAGTTAGGGCCGGACGCACCGAAGCAGGCGCTAAAGCTATCAGTTCGCACACTGGCGTACTTGCCGGCGGCGATGCTGCTACCGATGCCGTATTCAAACAGTGCGGCATTATACGCGCCCTTTCAATAGACGAGCTTTTCGATATCGCCAAGGCATTTGACAGCCAGCCGCTTCTAAAGGGTGATAGAATCGCGGTTATAACCAATGCCGGCGGTCCCGGTGTGCTGGCTACCGATGCAATAGAAAGTCTGGGCTTGAAAATGGCGCGCTTTGAGAAAAAGACAATCGAATATCTGCGGGAAAATCTTTTAGCTGTAGCCGCCGTTAATAATCCTATCGATGTTATCGCTTCAGGCGGTCCGGATGCTTATGGGGCGGCGGTTAAAGCTGTATTGGCTGATAAAAATGTCGATGGTGTACTGGTAATATTTGTGCCGCCGATACTCGTCGATTCAAAAGCCGTTATTAGTTCAGTTGTTGAAAAAATTAAGCTATCCGGCAATAAAAAAACCGTGCTTTCATGCCTGATGGGCGCGCCGGATGGTATCGCCGGTGCCGAACTTTTGTACGAAAATAGTATCCCCGATTATCTGTTTCCCGAATCCGCTGTCAGGGCATTGTCGGCAATGGCTGAGTATAGAAAAATGCTCGAAAAACCGGCGGCTAAACCGCCAATATTTACCGTTAAAAAAAATACGGTAGAACGAATTGTAAAATCAGCAAAAGCAAATGGCTATAAGGCAATTCTCGGCGATGAGGCGATGCAGATTTTAAAGGCGTACGGCATCAGCGTGCCGAAATCAGCAGTTGCTAAAACTCAGCCCGAATTAACCAAAGCATTAACAAAAATCAAATTCCCTATTGCTATGAAAATCAACGACCCCTCTGTTTCGCACAAAACGGATGTTGGCGGTGTGATTATCAATCTTCAAACCAAAAGCGAAACCGTAAACGCTTTCAAAGCCATGAAGAAAAAATTCAGCCGCGTGGATGATGAATTTGCCGGAGTATACATTCAGCAGATGGTAGTCGGAGGCATCGAAACAATTATGGGTATGAATAACGATCCCTCATTCGGGCCATTAATAATGTTCGGCTTGGGCGGCATTCATGTCGAGGTATTAAAGGATGTTTCCCTAAAAGCGCACCCGCTGACAGAGCAGGATGCGCATGAGATGCTGCGTTTGGTTAAAGGCTATCCGCTTCTTGAGGGTTTCCGCGGTGCTGCGGGAGTCGAACTAAAAGTACTAGAGCAAACGCTTCTCAAGTTATCTCAGTTGGTATCTGATTTCCCACAGTTTAAATCGATTGATATAAATCCTTTTATAGCCGGCAAAAACGCCAGCCAGTCTAAGGCTGTTGATGCGAGGTTTATTCTGGATGAATAA
- a CDS encoding radical SAM protein, whose translation MHNTPFSIESKIEILERNTPIAMDCLEECTVCPRECLANRIAGDTGECGVPAKLMISSANLHYGEEPPISGTNGSGTIFLSGCNLHCVYCQNYPISQYRNGEYYSSKQAAAKMVALEKRGAHNINLVTPSHYVPLLMEALLIAYKSGLTVPIVYNSSGYDSIKMLELLAGVVDIYMPDMRYADSKYSKIYSAVDDYPQVNRASIREMHRQVGILDVVNGIAARGLLIRHLVMPGGVSGSAEIFRFVADEISQDTYMAVMSQYFPAYNAGNYPELSKRLKLAEYKDTLHKFEDAGLANGYIQPFTG comes from the coding sequence ATGCATAATACGCCTTTTTCAATAGAATCGAAAATCGAAATCCTCGAAAGAAATACGCCTATTGCTATGGACTGCTTAGAGGAATGCACAGTTTGCCCGCGCGAATGTTTGGCAAATCGTATTGCCGGCGATACCGGCGAATGCGGAGTTCCTGCAAAGCTTATGATCTCATCGGCAAACCTTCATTATGGAGAAGAACCGCCAATATCCGGCACGAACGGTTCGGGAACGATATTTCTATCAGGCTGTAATCTTCATTGCGTATATTGCCAAAACTATCCTATCAGCCAATATCGCAATGGCGAATATTATTCATCCAAGCAGGCAGCGGCTAAGATGGTTGCGTTGGAAAAAAGGGGCGCGCATAACATCAATCTTGTTACCCCCTCTCATTATGTGCCATTATTAATGGAGGCGCTGCTTATAGCCTACAAATCCGGATTGACAGTTCCGATTGTATATAATTCATCAGGTTATGATTCAATTAAAATGCTTGAGCTGCTTGCCGGAGTTGTTGATATTTATATGCCCGATATGAGATATGCCGATTCCAAATATTCGAAAATTTACTCTGCTGTTGACGATTATCCCCAAGTCAACAGAGCCTCAATCAGAGAGATGCACCGACAGGTAGGCATCCTTGATGTTGTCAACGGTATTGCTGCGCGCGGATTGCTTATCAGGCATTTGGTTATGCCGGGCGGCGTTTCGGGGTCGGCAGAGATATTCAGGTTTGTTGCCGATGAGATATCGCAGGATACCTATATGGCGGTGATGAGTCAATATTTCCCGGCCTATAACGCCGGCAATTATCCGGAACTGTCCAAACGTCTGAAATTAGCCGAGTATAAAGATACTTTGCATAAATTTGAAGATGCGGGGCTTGCCAATGGCTACATTCAGCCTTTTACGGGATAG